One genomic window of Deinococcus aetherius includes the following:
- a CDS encoding glycerophosphodiester phosphodiesterase, with protein sequence MPGMTLPLLLGHRGSPRRHRENTLASFQAALDAGLDGVELDVRRLADGTLVVHHDERLFDGRRLADLNRAQLAPHPVPTLEEVCGWAADTGAYLNVELKYESALPDDRVARTAGLLRRHGLLGSTIVSSFNPLFLAALRRTAPGVERGFLFDRAPGVAPLVAARLGVSALHPRRTLVTPALMETARGRGWRVNVWTVNDPDLARRLVDLGVDGLIGDVPEVLLAAR encoded by the coding sequence ATGCCGGGCATGACCCTTCCCCTCCTGCTCGGCCACCGGGGCTCTCCCCGGCGGCACCGTGAGAACACCCTGGCGAGTTTCCAGGCAGCCCTCGACGCCGGGCTCGACGGCGTGGAACTCGACGTGCGGCGCCTCGCGGACGGCACGCTGGTGGTCCACCACGACGAGCGGCTCTTCGACGGGCGGAGACTGGCGGACCTGAACCGGGCGCAGCTCGCCCCCCATCCCGTGCCCACGCTGGAGGAGGTCTGCGGCTGGGCGGCAGACACGGGCGCGTACCTCAACGTGGAACTCAAGTACGAGTCCGCCCTCCCCGACGACCGGGTGGCCCGCACCGCCGGGTTGCTGAGGCGGCACGGCCTGCTCGGTTCCACCATCGTGTCGAGCTTCAACCCCCTCTTCCTCGCCGCCCTGCGGAGGACGGCGCCAGGGGTCGAGCGCGGCTTTCTGTTCGACCGCGCTCCGGGGGTGGCGCCCCTGGTCGCCGCCCGGCTCGGGGTGAGCGCCCTGCACCCGCGCCGCACCCTCGTCACGCCCGCGTTGATGGAGACGGCCCGGGGGCGGGGCTGGCGGGTCAACGTGTGGACGGTGAACGACCCGGACCTCGCGCGGCGCCTCGTGGACCTCGGGGTGGACGGGTTGATCGGGGACGTGCCGGAGGTGTTGCTCGCCGCGCGCTGA
- a CDS encoding ABC transporter substrate-binding protein, with protein MKKLTLTLALLGTASAQTVTVDFWHSFGDAKRAGWIQARADEYNKTHPNVKVVPAYKGGYNDSLQATILAARQGKPPALVQIFEVGSQLALDSGVFQPVSGIKAVDFSDYIKPVINYYTIGGKVNSLPFNSSSPVLYFNKNLMRKAGLDVTRPPATFGELLQACEKIKAANLDAKCLSAALYGWFVEQWMSEQGAQLVNNGNGRQGRATESNLDSPAARNIFQFMKDVNDKGYYTYTGKLADTDGGNAIFSNQKAVFNINSTADIGNVSDSAKKAGFQLGIGVLPIPDGVKRNGVVIGGASLWIAKNIPRPQAEAALDFALYMTNTANMADWHKLTGYYPVRNSSIALLRKQGWFKQTPLQLVAFNQLLRTTPNVASAGALNGTAIQTRKIVEEGLQKVLGGTGVDAAMKDTKARVDAALREYNSNFR; from the coding sequence ATGAAAAAGCTGACGCTCACGCTCGCCCTGTTAGGCACGGCCTCCGCCCAGACCGTGACGGTGGACTTCTGGCACTCGTTCGGGGACGCCAAGCGCGCCGGGTGGATTCAGGCCCGCGCGGACGAGTACAACAAGACGCACCCGAACGTGAAGGTGGTGCCCGCATACAAGGGCGGATACAACGACTCCCTCCAGGCGACCATCCTCGCCGCCCGGCAGGGCAAGCCGCCCGCCCTGGTGCAGATCTTCGAGGTCGGCAGCCAGCTCGCCCTCGACTCGGGGGTGTTTCAGCCCGTCAGCGGCATCAAGGCCGTGGACTTCAGCGACTACATCAAGCCGGTGATCAACTACTACACGATTGGCGGCAAGGTGAACTCGCTGCCCTTCAACTCGTCGAGCCCGGTGCTGTACTTCAACAAGAACCTGATGCGCAAGGCGGGCCTGGATGTCACCCGGCCCCCCGCCACCTTCGGCGAACTCCTCCAGGCCTGCGAGAAGATCAAGGCGGCGAACCTCGACGCCAAGTGCCTGAGCGCGGCGCTGTACGGCTGGTTCGTGGAGCAGTGGATGAGCGAGCAGGGCGCGCAGCTCGTGAACAACGGCAACGGGCGCCAGGGCCGCGCGACCGAGAGCAACCTCGACTCCCCGGCCGCCCGCAACATCTTCCAATTCATGAAGGACGTGAACGACAAGGGGTACTACACCTACACGGGCAAGCTCGCCGACACCGACGGCGGCAACGCGATCTTCAGCAACCAGAAGGCCGTGTTCAATATCAACTCCACCGCCGACATCGGCAACGTGAGCGACTCGGCCAAGAAGGCGGGTTTTCAGCTCGGGATCGGCGTGCTGCCCATCCCCGACGGGGTGAAGCGCAATGGGGTGGTGATCGGCGGCGCGAGCCTGTGGATCGCCAAGAACATCCCCCGGCCCCAGGCAGAGGCCGCCCTCGACTTCGCCCTGTACATGACGAACACGGCGAACATGGCCGACTGGCACAAGCTCACGGGCTACTACCCGGTGCGCAACTCCTCCATCGCCCTCCTGCGCAAGCAGGGCTGGTTCAAGCAGACGCCGCTGCAACTCGTCGCCTTCAACCAGCTCCTGCGCACGACGCCGAACGTCGCCTCGGCGGGGGCCCTGAACGGCACCGCCATCCAGACCCGCAAGATCGTGGAAGAAGGCCTCCAGAAGGTGCTCGGCGGCACGGGCGTGGACGCCGCGATGAAGGACACCAAGGCCCGCGTGGACGCCGCGCTGCGCGAGTACAACTCCAACTTCCGCTGA
- a CDS encoding carbohydrate ABC transporter permease — translation MTALPTTPPAEAAPPVRETEAAPAFRGRVLPWLFLAPTLAVLALFLYLPAAQTLKLSAYRSNIVLGTQQFVGLSNFTELLSSPVYRQVVGQTLGFVALVVVLGLGLGLGLAWLASRPIRGGRVYRLLLIFPYALSPAVAGTLWLFLFNPEIGAVNQLLGSLFGIRPRWLDDPTLAFGLVTAAAVWKGLGYNVVFYLAALTNLPKEVLEAAEIDGANGAQSFWRVVVPLLSPMTFFLLFTNVVYALFDSFGLVDILTRGGPIQGQAGATTFLIYQLYEDAFRNFRTGLAAAQAVLMLVLVAAITLLQFRFGSRRVHYGA, via the coding sequence ATGACCGCCCTTCCGACCACACCTCCCGCCGAGGCGGCCCCCCCCGTCCGCGAGACCGAGGCCGCCCCCGCCTTTCGCGGCCGGGTGCTGCCGTGGCTCTTTCTCGCGCCCACGCTGGCCGTCCTCGCCCTCTTCCTGTACCTGCCCGCCGCCCAGACGCTGAAGTTGAGCGCCTACCGCAGCAACATCGTCCTGGGCACCCAGCAGTTCGTGGGCCTGTCGAACTTCACCGAACTCCTGAGCAGCCCGGTCTACCGGCAGGTCGTGGGGCAGACCCTCGGCTTCGTGGCGCTCGTCGTGGTGCTGGGGCTGGGGCTCGGCCTCGGCCTCGCGTGGCTGGCGAGCCGCCCGATTCGTGGGGGGAGAGTCTACCGCCTGCTCCTGATCTTTCCGTACGCGCTCTCCCCGGCGGTGGCCGGGACGCTGTGGCTCTTCCTCTTCAACCCCGAGATCGGCGCCGTCAACCAGCTCCTCGGATCGCTCTTCGGCATCCGTCCCCGCTGGCTCGACGACCCCACCCTCGCCTTCGGGCTGGTGACCGCCGCCGCCGTGTGGAAGGGGCTGGGGTACAATGTGGTCTTCTACCTCGCGGCGCTCACGAACCTGCCCAAGGAGGTGCTGGAGGCCGCCGAGATCGACGGGGCGAACGGCGCCCAGAGCTTCTGGCGGGTGGTCGTGCCTCTGCTCTCGCCCATGACGTTTTTCCTGCTCTTCACGAACGTCGTGTACGCCCTGTTCGACTCCTTCGGGCTGGTGGACATCCTGACGCGCGGCGGGCCGATCCAGGGACAGGCGGGCGCGACGACCTTCCTGATCTACCAGCTCTACGAGGACGCCTTCCGTAACTTCCGCACCGGCCTCGCGGCGGCCCAGGCCGTGCTGATGCTCGTGCTCGTCGCCGCGATCACCCTGCTGCAATTCCGCTTCGGCAGCCGGAGGGTCCACTATGGCGCTTGA
- a CDS encoding carbohydrate ABC transporter permease — protein sequence MALERVEVRRAAPSVSGRRRRSHALTHAALLVAVFLVGVPLLFALIKATQTSDQVVTPSLLPGGAFFTNLERVWTEANLGRYMLNSFIVTIAVVVGKTILSVLAALAFVYFRFPLRSLTFALVLFTLMLPTELLIVALFDLVSSRLGWANSYLAIIVPFLASATGTFLFRQHFLNIPSSLADAARIDGCGPLLFLRHVLLPLSANTIGALAVIQFVYVWDQYLWPLVIMQSDERQVVQVGLRKLIDVGGQTDWGAVMAGTIVTLLPPLLVFTLLQEQFSKGFALGQEK from the coding sequence ATGGCGCTTGAGCGGGTGGAGGTCCGGCGGGCGGCGCCCTCCGTGAGCGGACGCAGGCGCCGTTCGCACGCCCTGACGCACGCGGCGCTCCTCGTGGCAGTGTTCCTCGTCGGGGTGCCGCTGCTGTTCGCCCTGATCAAGGCCACCCAGACGAGCGATCAGGTCGTCACCCCCAGCCTGCTTCCCGGCGGGGCCTTTTTCACCAACCTGGAGCGGGTGTGGACCGAGGCGAACCTGGGGCGGTACATGCTCAACTCGTTCATCGTCACCATCGCCGTCGTGGTGGGGAAGACCATCCTGTCGGTCCTCGCCGCCCTCGCGTTCGTGTACTTCCGCTTCCCGCTGCGCTCGCTGACCTTTGCCCTGGTCCTGTTCACGCTGATGCTGCCGACGGAACTTCTGATCGTGGCGCTCTTCGACCTCGTGTCCTCGCGGCTGGGGTGGGCGAACTCGTACCTGGCGATCATCGTGCCGTTCCTGGCCTCGGCGACGGGGACCTTCCTGTTCCGCCAGCACTTCCTGAACATCCCCTCTTCCCTGGCGGACGCGGCGCGGATCGACGGGTGCGGGCCGCTGCTGTTCCTGCGCCACGTGCTGTTGCCGCTGAGCGCGAACACCATCGGCGCCCTCGCGGTCATCCAGTTCGTGTACGTGTGGGACCAGTACCTCTGGCCGCTCGTGATCATGCAGAGCGACGAGCGGCAGGTCGTGCAGGTGGGCCTGCGCAAGCTGATCGACGTGGGCGGGCAGACCGACTGGGGCGCGGTGATGGCGGGGACCATCGTGACCCTGCTGCCGCCCCTGCTCGTGTTCACTCTGCTTCAGGAGCAGTTCAGCAAGGGCTTCGCGCTGGGGCAGGAGAAGTGA